The following coding sequences lie in one Sphingomonas sp. M1-B02 genomic window:
- a CDS encoding ParA family protein: MRVLAMASQKGGSGKTTLSGHLAVQAQLAGHGPVVLIDIDPQGSLSDWWNERSTELPAFAQTTVARLASDLEILRQQGFKLAVIDTPPAITMAIQSVIQVAELIVIPTRPSPHDLRAVGATVDLCDRAGKPLIFVVNAATPKARITSEAAVALSQHGTVAPITIHHRTDFASSMIDGRTVMEVDPKSRSAGEVVALWSYICDRLEKNFRRTVFTTPTVGAHFGAVRPSGGFGRRVVS, translated from the coding sequence ATGCGCGTTCTGGCGATGGCATCGCAGAAAGGTGGTTCGGGAAAGACCACGCTGTCCGGGCACCTTGCGGTGCAGGCACAGCTGGCCGGTCACGGTCCCGTCGTTCTGATCGATATCGATCCGCAGGGATCACTTTCCGACTGGTGGAACGAGCGCTCGACCGAGCTGCCTGCTTTTGCGCAGACTACGGTAGCGCGGCTTGCGTCGGATCTCGAGATACTGCGCCAGCAGGGCTTCAAGCTTGCCGTGATCGACACACCGCCGGCGATCACCATGGCGATCCAGAGCGTGATCCAGGTCGCCGAGCTGATCGTCATTCCGACTCGCCCAAGCCCGCACGACTTGCGCGCGGTGGGCGCCACGGTCGATCTGTGCGATCGCGCCGGCAAGCCCCTGATCTTCGTCGTCAATGCCGCGACGCCCAAGGCGCGGATCACCTCCGAGGCAGCGGTCGCGCTGTCGCAGCACGGCACGGTGGCGCCGATCACGATCCACCACCGCACCGATTTCGCCTCGTCGATGATCGACGGGCGGACGGTGATGGAAGTCGATCCCAAGAGCCGCTCGGCGGGCGAAGTCGTCGCCTTGTGGTCCTATATCTGCGATCGTCTCGAGAAGAATTTCCGCCGTACCGTTTTCACCACCCCCACCGTCGGCGCACATTTCGGCGCGGTGCGTCCCTCGGGCGGCTTCGGCCGCCGTGTGGTGAGCTGA